A region of Selenomonadales bacterium 4137-cl DNA encodes the following proteins:
- a CDS encoding TetR/AcrR family transcriptional regulator — MDNIKELILDKARERFDRFGYKKTTMDEISHDCRVSKKTLYEHFRDKEDLFNRLYVRECRAARDTIFARMGEVADPLDRLVRLLRTAIGYFNEDNFLTRLLRDDYALFTACFTSEHQRLIDDELVAIIAGVIDEGKQKGSIRDVDGEIVAYAGLKLFQAFSYMRTTRFSAEKEEQDYYTGVLVDFIVHAVAGRQAG; from the coding sequence ATGGACAATATTAAGGAATTAATCCTCGACAAGGCGCGGGAGCGGTTTGACCGTTTCGGCTACAAGAAGACGACCATGGACGAGATCAGCCATGATTGCCGCGTTTCCAAGAAAACGCTTTACGAGCATTTCCGGGATAAGGAGGATTTGTTCAACAGACTGTACGTACGCGAGTGCCGGGCGGCCAGGGACACGATCTTCGCCCGCATGGGCGAGGTCGCCGATCCGCTTGACCGCCTCGTGCGGTTGCTCAGGACGGCGATCGGCTATTTCAACGAGGACAATTTCCTCACAAGGCTGCTGCGGGACGATTACGCCCTGTTTACGGCCTGTTTTACTTCCGAGCATCAGCGGCTGATCGACGACGAACTGGTCGCGATCATCGCCGGGGTGATCGACGAGGGCAAGCAAAAGGGCAGTATCCGGGATGTGGACGGGGAGATTGTGGCGTACGCGGGGCTGAAGCTGTTTCAGGCGTTCAGCTATATGCGCACGACCCGCTTTTCGGCGGAGAAAGAGGAGCAGGACTATTACACCGGGGTGCTGGTCGATTTTATCGTCCACGCCGTAGCCGGCCGGCAGGCCGGCTAG
- a CDS encoding efflux RND transporter periplasmic adaptor subunit, producing MGKKYLTGGAAVIVIAGLLLAGCGTEEKAREEAPLVRTQVVRMGGAGQPVSYSGEVRGRYESQLAFQVGGKIVRRAVELGSAVNPGDTLLEIDPKDISQAVAVSAAQVYSAESQLKLAENNLHRYRQLYEQAAVSRAQYEQYQNAYDAALAAARQASAQHAQTSNQLGYSVLRANGAGVISAVNAEVGQVVSAGQAVVTLVRDGEREVEIDVPENRGEELRKAGKISVNFWALPGVALAGKVREVAPMADKVSRTYKVRVSLPDCPPEVKLGMTATVTVTPPASGNGRSAYIPLAAVYQTGDSPCVWVVDKGAVVLRKVRLGAFGDGKVEVAEGLADGETIVTAGVHKLREGLKVRTGDGL from the coding sequence ATGGGGAAGAAGTACTTAACCGGCGGGGCGGCCGTGATTGTGATCGCCGGCCTGCTGTTGGCGGGCTGCGGGACTGAGGAGAAGGCCAGGGAGGAGGCACCGCTCGTTCGCACGCAGGTTGTGAGGATGGGCGGGGCCGGGCAGCCGGTCAGTTATTCGGGCGAGGTGAGGGGCAGGTACGAGAGTCAGCTTGCTTTCCAGGTGGGCGGAAAGATCGTCAGGCGGGCGGTGGAGCTCGGCAGCGCGGTCAATCCGGGCGATACGCTGCTGGAGATCGACCCGAAGGATATCAGCCAGGCGGTGGCGGTGAGCGCCGCCCAGGTTTATTCGGCCGAGTCGCAGCTTAAGCTGGCGGAGAACAACCTGCACCGTTACCGGCAATTATACGAGCAGGCGGCGGTAAGCCGCGCGCAGTACGAGCAGTATCAGAACGCCTATGACGCGGCGCTGGCCGCGGCGCGCCAGGCGTCGGCCCAGCACGCCCAGACTTCCAACCAGTTGGGGTACAGCGTCCTGCGGGCCAACGGGGCTGGGGTGATTTCCGCCGTGAACGCCGAAGTCGGCCAGGTGGTGAGCGCCGGGCAGGCGGTCGTGACTCTCGTGCGCGACGGCGAGCGGGAGGTGGAGATCGATGTTCCCGAGAACCGCGGCGAGGAGCTGCGGAAGGCAGGGAAGATCAGCGTGAATTTCTGGGCGCTGCCCGGGGTGGCTCTCGCCGGGAAGGTGAGAGAGGTGGCCCCGATGGCTGATAAGGTTTCGCGTACTTATAAGGTGCGGGTTAGCCTCCCCGATTGCCCGCCGGAGGTAAAGCTCGGCATGACGGCGACGGTGACGGTAACACCTCCGGCTTCGGGGAACGGACGGTCCGCCTATATACCCTTGGCGGCGGTGTACCAGACAGGCGATTCCCCCTGCGTGTGGGTGGTGGATAAGGGCGCGGTCGTTCTCAGGAAGGTGAGGTTGGGCGCGTTCGGGGACGGTAAGGTCGAGGTGGCCGAGGGCCTCGCGGACGGCGAGACGATCGTAACGGCAGGCGTGCACAAGCTGCGCGAGGGGCTGAAGGTGCGCACGGGTGACGGTTTATGA
- a CDS encoding efflux RND transporter permease subunit: MKRVNLTEWALNNKGLVYYFIILIFVMGVFSYRQLGRMEDPDFVIRQMVVSAAWPGATAREVEEQVTDKLEKKLQDTPGLDYLKSYSRPGKAVIYVTLKESLRETDVRPTWLEIRNQINDIKGTLPQGVIGPAFNDRFDDVYGCIYALTADGFTYEEMRDRAEKIRRVLLGVKNVKKVELIGVQTEKIYVEIENSKLAKLGIDPALIIGTIKAQNAMAASGMIETASDNVYLRVSGLFGDLEAIRNLPIRAGRTFRLGDIAKVERGYAEPAEPKMFVNGQPAIGIALSMDKGGNILALGEDLDMTLAQIKRDLPLGLEITQVANQPKVVEDSIGEFVKSLREAIIIVLVVSFLSLGVRSGVVVALCIPLVIAGVFAAMKMAGIDLHKVSLGALIIALGLLVDDAIIAIEMMSVKLEQGWERFDAACYAYKATAFPMLTGTLITCAGFIPIGFAKGNAAEFTSSLFTVISIALLLSWLVSVVVTPLLGYKLIKPKAAAGGEHDIYDSKFYRLFRRVLTWCLRNRGLVLGITVAAFAGSIFLLKFVKQEFFPPSVRPEIIVEMTLPEGASLAATEAEAGRLAEMLAGESGIDNYSYYIGQGAPRFVLTTDPVLPSANYAQFVVVAKDLPARASLQKKIDELLANHFPNVRGHVKLIQTGPPSPYPVMLRVSGYDHDKVRALAGKVADAMAGNPKLLNVNLDWNEKSKVMRLAVDQNKARLLGVDSQSLASSLQMQLSGAAVTDFREKDRTIAVVFRLAEGDRRDLSAVRSLPVHIGGGRFVALEQVARLSYEAEEGLIWRRDLKPTITIQADVAPGITGNDASRQVYDGLASLRKNLPPGYGIDIAGSLERSKISIGYLLQPVPAMVVVIITLLMLQLQRMSLMFLTLLTAPLGIIGVSVAMLLTQRPIGFVAELGILALGGMIIRNSVILIDQIEQHIKAGETPWDAIVDSAVLRFRPIMLTAAAAILGMVPLLPSSFWGPMAVAIAGGLFGATVLTLLVLPTMYAAWFKVAAPDAGAAAPGGGPDATRAPGS; this comes from the coding sequence ATGAAAAGGGTCAATCTGACCGAATGGGCGCTTAATAATAAGGGCCTGGTTTACTATTTCATTATCCTGATTTTTGTCATGGGGGTGTTTTCCTACCGCCAGTTGGGGAGGATGGAAGACCCCGATTTTGTCATCCGCCAGATGGTGGTTTCTGCGGCCTGGCCGGGGGCGACCGCCCGCGAGGTGGAGGAGCAGGTTACCGATAAGCTTGAGAAGAAGCTGCAGGATACGCCCGGCCTGGATTATCTGAAGAGTTATTCGCGGCCGGGGAAGGCGGTCATTTATGTGACGCTGAAGGAGTCGCTGCGGGAGACGGATGTCCGGCCGACGTGGCTGGAAATCCGCAACCAGATCAACGATATCAAGGGCACGCTCCCGCAGGGGGTGATCGGCCCCGCCTTCAACGACCGCTTCGACGACGTGTACGGCTGCATTTACGCGCTGACGGCCGACGGGTTCACGTACGAGGAGATGCGCGACCGGGCGGAGAAGATCCGCCGCGTCCTGCTGGGCGTGAAGAATGTCAAGAAGGTCGAGTTGATCGGCGTCCAGACGGAGAAGATTTATGTCGAGATCGAAAACAGCAAGCTTGCTAAGCTGGGCATCGATCCGGCGCTGATAATCGGCACGATCAAGGCGCAGAACGCGATGGCCGCCTCGGGGATGATCGAGACGGCGTCGGATAACGTGTATCTGCGCGTCTCCGGCCTGTTCGGGGATTTGGAGGCCATCCGCAATCTGCCCATCCGGGCCGGGCGCACTTTCCGGCTGGGCGATATCGCCAAGGTAGAACGGGGCTATGCCGAACCGGCCGAGCCGAAGATGTTTGTCAACGGCCAGCCGGCAATCGGCATCGCGCTGTCGATGGATAAGGGCGGCAATATTCTGGCGCTCGGCGAGGATCTGGATATGACGCTGGCGCAGATTAAACGGGATTTGCCGCTGGGGCTGGAGATTACCCAGGTGGCGAATCAGCCCAAGGTTGTCGAGGATTCGATCGGCGAATTCGTGAAGTCGCTGCGGGAAGCGATCATCATCGTGCTGGTGGTGAGCTTTCTCAGCCTGGGAGTGCGTTCGGGGGTTGTTGTGGCGCTGTGCATCCCGCTGGTGATCGCCGGCGTTTTCGCGGCGATGAAGATGGCGGGCATCGATTTGCACAAGGTTTCCCTGGGGGCGCTGATTATCGCTTTGGGGTTGCTGGTGGATGACGCGATTATCGCCATCGAGATGATGTCGGTCAAGCTGGAGCAGGGGTGGGAGCGGTTCGATGCCGCCTGCTACGCTTATAAGGCCACCGCTTTTCCCATGCTGACGGGTACGCTGATAACCTGCGCCGGGTTCATCCCGATCGGCTTCGCCAAAGGGAACGCGGCGGAGTTCACCAGCAGCCTGTTCACGGTGATCTCCATCGCTTTGCTGCTGTCGTGGCTGGTTTCGGTCGTCGTGACTCCGCTGTTGGGCTATAAGCTGATCAAGCCGAAGGCGGCGGCCGGCGGGGAGCATGATATCTATGACTCGAAGTTTTACCGGCTTTTCCGGCGGGTGCTGACCTGGTGCCTGCGTAACCGCGGCCTGGTGCTGGGAATCACGGTGGCGGCGTTCGCGGGGTCGATTTTCCTGCTGAAGTTCGTGAAACAGGAGTTTTTCCCGCCCTCGGTGCGGCCGGAGATCATCGTCGAGATGACGCTGCCGGAGGGAGCTTCGCTTGCGGCTACGGAGGCCGAGGCCGGGCGCCTGGCCGAAATGCTGGCCGGCGAGTCCGGGATCGACAATTACAGTTATTATATCGGCCAGGGGGCGCCCCGCTTCGTGCTTACGACCGATCCGGTCCTGCCCAGCGCCAACTACGCCCAGTTCGTGGTCGTGGCGAAGGATTTGCCGGCCCGGGCGAGTCTGCAGAAGAAGATCGACGAATTGCTCGCCAATCATTTCCCCAATGTGCGCGGCCATGTGAAGCTCATTCAGACCGGGCCGCCGTCGCCGTACCCGGTGATGCTGCGGGTCAGCGGCTACGACCATGACAAGGTTCGGGCGCTCGCCGGCAAGGTCGCCGATGCGATGGCCGGCAACCCGAAGCTGTTGAACGTCAATCTGGACTGGAACGAGAAGAGCAAGGTCATGCGGCTGGCTGTGGACCAGAACAAGGCGCGGCTGCTGGGGGTCGACAGCCAGAGCCTGGCATCGAGTCTGCAGATGCAGTTGTCGGGGGCGGCGGTCACCGATTTTCGCGAGAAGGATAGGACGATCGCTGTCGTGTTCCGCCTCGCCGAGGGGGACAGGAGGGATTTGTCGGCGGTGAGGAGCCTGCCGGTCCATATCGGCGGCGGGAGGTTCGTCGCGCTGGAGCAGGTCGCCCGGCTGAGTTACGAGGCCGAGGAAGGGCTGATCTGGCGCCGGGATCTTAAGCCGACGATCACCATCCAGGCGGACGTGGCGCCGGGGATTACCGGCAACGACGCCAGCCGTCAGGTCTACGACGGCCTGGCGTCGCTCAGGAAGAACCTGCCGCCGGGTTACGGCATCGATATCGCCGGCTCGCTGGAAAGGAGCAAGATCTCGATCGGGTACCTGCTGCAGCCGGTGCCGGCGATGGTGGTGGTGATCATAACCCTGCTGATGCTCCAACTGCAGCGGATGTCGCTGATGTTTCTTACGCTGCTGACCGCGCCGCTGGGCATAATCGGCGTGAGTGTCGCGATGCTGCTGACGCAGCGCCCGATCGGCTTCGTGGCCGAGTTGGGAATTCTGGCGCTCGGCGGGATGATTATCCGCAATTCGGTTATCCTCATCGATCAGATCGAGCAGCATATAAAAGCCGGTGAGACGCCCTGGGACGCGATCGTCGACTCGGCGGTGCTGCGGTTCAGGCCGATAATGCTGACAGCCGCGGCCGCCATTTTGGGAATGGTGCCGCTGCTGCCGAGCAGCTTCTGGGGGCCAATGGCGGTGGCGATCGCGGGCGGCCTGTTCGGGGCGACCGTTTTGACGCTGCTTGTGCTGCCGACGATGTACGCCGCCTGGTTCAAGGTGGCGGCGCCGGACGCGGGCGCCGCGGCGCCGGGCGGCGGGCCCGACGCGACGCGGGCTCCGGGCAGCTAG
- a CDS encoding MetQ/NlpA family ABC transporter substrate-binding protein codes for MKKAKLAIIIAVAGLLAGVFGPAVHTNGKTLKVATTSGPHAEILYAAREMAARDGVTIEILEYDDNFKPNDLLLAGDVDANSFQALPYFDALVADRRLPLVSVAKTVVFPVALYSNKIARTADLPDGATVAIPNDPIGGGRALLLLAKAGVITLREDAGLQAATTDIVANPRRIRIIEVDAADIARRLAEFDLAALGSTYAVAGGLVPARDALVSEGADSPFPHIIAVRAADKDNPAVKALIAAYRSDHVKDYIGRRFQGAVVATW; via the coding sequence GTGAAAAAAGCCAAGCTTGCAATCATCATAGCCGTCGCCGGCCTGCTCGCCGGCGTTTTCGGCCCCGCCGTCCATACGAACGGCAAAACGCTCAAAGTGGCCACAACCTCCGGCCCCCACGCCGAAATCCTGTATGCGGCCAGAGAAATGGCGGCCAGGGACGGAGTGACGATCGAAATTCTCGAATACGACGACAACTTCAAGCCGAACGACCTCCTGCTCGCGGGCGACGTCGACGCCAACAGCTTCCAGGCGCTGCCCTACTTCGACGCCCTCGTCGCCGACCGCCGCCTGCCGCTGGTGTCGGTTGCCAAGACGGTTGTCTTTCCCGTGGCGTTGTATTCGAACAAAATCGCCCGCACCGCCGACCTGCCTGACGGGGCGACAGTCGCCATCCCCAACGACCCCATCGGCGGCGGCCGTGCCCTGCTGCTGCTGGCGAAAGCCGGCGTAATCACCCTGCGGGAAGACGCCGGGCTACAGGCCGCCACCACCGACATCGTCGCCAACCCCCGCAGGATTCGCATCATCGAGGTGGACGCCGCCGATATCGCCCGCCGGCTGGCCGAATTCGACCTGGCGGCCCTCGGCAGCACCTACGCCGTCGCCGGCGGCCTCGTACCGGCCCGCGACGCCCTAGTCAGCGAAGGGGCCGACTCGCCATTCCCCCACATCATCGCCGTCCGCGCCGCAGACAAAGACAACCCCGCCGTCAAGGCACTCATCGCCGCATATCGCTCCGACCACGTCAAGGACTACATCGGCCGGCGCTTTCAGGGCGCGGTCGTCGCGACCTGGTAA
- a CDS encoding YerC/YecD family TrpR-related protein, protein MPVNPRLKEPLTDQLFAGVLLLETEEECYQFFEDVCTIGELKAMAQRLEVARMLKHGRTYDDIVARTGASTATISRVKRCLYYGADGYKTILARLDGEEIK, encoded by the coding sequence ATGCCTGTGAATCCGAGGCTGAAAGAGCCTCTCACCGATCAGCTTTTTGCCGGGGTGCTGCTGCTTGAGACAGAGGAGGAGTGCTACCAGTTCTTCGAGGATGTCTGCACCATCGGCGAACTGAAGGCAATGGCCCAGCGCCTTGAAGTGGCCAGGATGCTTAAGCATGGCCGCACCTACGACGATATTGTCGCCAGGACGGGGGCAAGCACGGCGACAATCAGCCGGGTGAAGCGCTGTCTTTATTATGGCGCGGACGGTTATAAGACGATTCTGGCCCGCTTGGACGGAGAGGAGATAAAATGA
- the hisZ gene encoding ATP phosphoribosyltransferase regulatory subunit, which produces MSRSQFLPQIPYGTKDFLPRDARRKRAAENALASLFARWGYDEVVTPTFEYLETLTVGVSGDLVQSLFKFFDRNNAILALRPDMTTPIARVAATRFRESVPPLRLFYLTNVFRQEQAQAGRQCEFYQAGVELLGAGGPAADAEVVALAVTALLETGLTNFQVGLGQVQFLNGVMAESGLTAGEQQRVKQFLVSRDLVGLGEILAGSSLSAAAQKLIREIPLLHGNDKVVSEAYRLVGNDVSRAALDNLADIRRLLAGYGVERYVTFDLGLIRDLDYYTGMVFEGYTPGLGFPLCGGGRYDNMVAAFGVDCPATGFAMGIERILLALERQGIAPPEAVRDAYVAWDEGALAAAIAEAGRLRHEGRTVEMALEASSRAEAEAARAAKGYSRLVYCDNNVAAG; this is translated from the coding sequence ATGAGCAGAAGCCAATTTTTACCGCAGATTCCTTACGGGACGAAAGATTTTCTGCCCCGCGACGCCAGGCGCAAGCGGGCGGCTGAGAACGCCCTGGCCAGCCTGTTTGCCCGCTGGGGATATGACGAGGTTGTGACGCCGACGTTCGAGTATCTGGAAACGCTGACTGTGGGCGTCAGCGGCGACCTTGTCCAGAGCCTGTTCAAGTTTTTCGACAGAAACAACGCCATCCTCGCCCTGCGGCCGGATATGACCACGCCGATCGCCAGGGTGGCGGCGACCAGGTTTCGCGAGAGCGTCCCGCCGCTGCGCCTTTTTTACCTGACCAACGTTTTCCGGCAGGAGCAGGCCCAGGCGGGGCGGCAGTGCGAATTCTACCAGGCCGGGGTGGAGCTGCTGGGGGCGGGCGGGCCGGCGGCCGATGCCGAGGTTGTGGCCCTGGCGGTTACGGCGCTGCTGGAGACCGGGCTGACGAATTTCCAGGTCGGCCTCGGCCAGGTGCAGTTCCTGAACGGGGTGATGGCGGAAAGCGGCCTGACGGCGGGCGAGCAGCAAAGGGTCAAGCAGTTCCTGGTCAGCCGCGATCTCGTCGGCCTGGGGGAGATTCTGGCGGGCAGCTCGCTGAGTGCCGCCGCCCAGAAACTCATCAGGGAGATACCGCTGCTCCACGGCAATGACAAGGTCGTCAGCGAGGCGTACCGGCTGGTGGGCAACGATGTCAGCCGCGCCGCGCTCGATAATCTGGCCGACATCCGCCGCCTTCTCGCCGGTTACGGCGTAGAGCGTTACGTCACGTTCGATCTTGGCCTTATCCGCGATCTGGATTATTACACCGGCATGGTTTTTGAAGGCTACACGCCCGGCCTCGGTTTCCCGCTGTGCGGCGGCGGCCGCTACGACAACATGGTGGCCGCATTTGGTGTCGATTGCCCCGCTACCGGCTTCGCCATGGGGATCGAGAGGATATTGTTGGCGCTGGAACGTCAGGGGATCGCGCCGCCGGAGGCCGTCCGCGATGCGTATGTGGCCTGGGACGAAGGGGCGCTGGCCGCCGCCATCGCCGAAGCCGGCCGCCTGCGCCACGAGGGTCGGACAGTCGAGATGGCCCTGGAGGCTAGTTCGCGTGCGGAGGCGGAAGCGGCGCGGGCGGCCAAGGGCTATTCCCGGCTGGTGTATTGCGACAATAATGTGGCGGCGGGTTAA
- a CDS encoding HD domain-containing protein, whose amino-acid sequence MWRRVKQVLAALTARVTAADREFVAAWLAPAERELFYAMNLPDQYHALQVAYTARRLAAGRGGVDYGLLTRCALLHDVGKVKGDVSTFDKTFAVLAHRLAPGRAEGWGRAGRGGRIANLRHALHVYFRHPERSAALLAGIGANERLVGIISSHHQPPAPGEPPELTILREADDMH is encoded by the coding sequence ATGTGGCGGCGGGTTAAACAGGTTCTCGCCGCATTGACCGCCAGGGTGACGGCGGCTGACCGGGAATTCGTCGCCGCATGGCTTGCGCCTGCAGAGCGGGAGCTGTTTTACGCGATGAACCTGCCAGATCAGTACCACGCCCTGCAGGTCGCCTACACCGCCCGTCGCCTCGCCGCCGGGCGGGGCGGCGTCGATTATGGGCTTTTGACGCGTTGCGCTCTTCTTCACGACGTCGGCAAGGTCAAGGGAGATGTAAGTACGTTTGACAAGACGTTCGCCGTTCTCGCCCACCGGCTCGCTCCCGGCCGGGCGGAAGGCTGGGGACGGGCCGGCCGCGGGGGGAGGATCGCCAACCTCCGTCACGCGCTCCACGTATATTTCCGTCACCCGGAACGGAGCGCTGCGCTGCTGGCGGGAATCGGCGCCAACGAGCGGCTTGTCGGGATAATCAGCAGCCATCACCAGCCGCCCGCTCCGGGCGAACCGCCGGAGCTGACGATCCTGCGCGAGGCGGACGATATGCACTGA
- a CDS encoding D-2-hydroxyacid dehydrogenase has translation MASALNILVLNNLADRHKNAITAVMPGITVSVSDPEHAREYIAATDILVAWGWTDIRPLYLAAPRLKWVHALSAGVENLTFPEIQDSDTILTNSKGIHGIPVSEHVFAMMLAFTRGLNLLIRQQQTANWNRVPTDEVHEKTIGIVGLGSIGREIAKKAKGMGMEVVATKQEMTTEIFVDKLYKPEQLHEMLAVSDFVVSAVPLTDKTAGMFTLEEFRAMKPTAYFFNIARGAVVREADLTLALQLGVIKGAGLDVFENEPLPADSPLWSMDNVIVTPHLAAISPYYLDRAVKLFVDNLDRFTQNREMFNIIDKVKGY, from the coding sequence ATGGCAAGCGCGCTCAATATCCTCGTCCTCAACAACCTGGCCGACCGCCACAAGAACGCCATCACCGCGGTGATGCCGGGCATCACCGTTTCCGTCTCCGATCCCGAACATGCCCGCGAATACATTGCCGCCACCGATATCCTCGTAGCCTGGGGCTGGACGGACATTCGTCCCCTTTACCTCGCCGCCCCTCGCCTGAAATGGGTCCATGCCCTGAGCGCCGGGGTCGAGAACCTGACCTTCCCGGAAATCCAGGACAGCGACACCATCCTCACCAACTCCAAGGGCATTCACGGCATCCCGGTATCCGAGCACGTCTTCGCGATGATGCTGGCCTTCACCCGCGGCCTCAATCTCCTTATCCGCCAGCAGCAGACCGCCAATTGGAACAGGGTGCCCACCGACGAAGTCCACGAAAAAACCATCGGCATTGTCGGCCTCGGCAGCATCGGCCGCGAAATCGCCAAAAAGGCCAAAGGGATGGGCATGGAGGTCGTCGCCACCAAGCAGGAGATGACGACCGAAATCTTCGTCGACAAGCTTTATAAACCCGAACAACTCCACGAAATGCTGGCCGTCTCCGACTTCGTCGTCTCCGCCGTGCCGCTGACCGACAAAACTGCCGGCATGTTCACCCTCGAAGAATTCCGGGCCATGAAACCCACCGCCTATTTCTTCAACATCGCCCGCGGCGCCGTCGTCCGCGAAGCCGATTTGACGCTCGCACTGCAGCTCGGCGTAATAAAAGGCGCCGGTCTCGACGTCTTCGAAAACGAGCCGCTGCCGGCCGACAGCCCGTTATGGTCGATGGACAACGTCATCGTCACCCCCCACCTGGCGGCCATCTCGCCCTACTACCTTGACCGGGCCGTCAAACTGTTCGTCGACAACCTCGACCGCTTCACCCAGAACAGAGAGATGTTCAATATTATCGACAAGGTCAAAGGATACTAA
- the hisG gene encoding ATP phosphoribosyltransferase, with product MTSSDMNYLTIALPKGKLFAPAARLLAAAGYTADGLSEDSRRLVIANEAHKIRFIITKTADLPTYVEYGAADVGIIGKDVLAEENKNVYELLDLKFGLCRMVVAVPEALRQPKLADYAHMRVATKYPNTAEKFFRDAGIQMEIIKLGGSIELAPIVGLAEMIVDLVETGRTLKENKLVEVAQINQATARFIANRVSFKMKFERINRLTEELRQLAESGSKA from the coding sequence ATGACTTCCAGTGATATGAATTACCTGACGATCGCTCTGCCGAAGGGAAAACTGTTCGCGCCGGCCGCCAGGCTGCTGGCCGCAGCCGGATACACGGCCGACGGCCTGAGCGAGGATTCGCGCCGGTTGGTTATCGCCAACGAGGCGCATAAGATCAGGTTTATCATCACCAAGACGGCCGACCTGCCCACGTACGTGGAGTACGGGGCCGCCGACGTTGGTATAATCGGCAAAGATGTTCTCGCGGAAGAGAATAAGAATGTTTATGAGCTGCTCGACCTCAAGTTCGGGCTTTGCCGCATGGTGGTGGCGGTGCCGGAGGCGCTCAGACAGCCGAAGCTGGCCGATTACGCGCATATGAGGGTGGCGACCAAGTACCCCAATACCGCCGAAAAGTTTTTCCGCGACGCCGGCATCCAGATGGAGATAATCAAGCTGGGCGGTTCGATCGAGCTGGCCCCGATCGTCGGCCTGGCGGAGATGATCGTCGATCTGGTGGAGACCGGGCGAACGCTGAAGGAGAATAAGCTTGTCGAGGTGGCCCAGATAAACCAGGCGACCGCCCGGTTCATCGCCAATCGCGTCAGTTTTAAGATGAAGTTCGAGCGCATCAACCGGCTGACCGAGGAACTGAGGCAGTTGGCCGAAAGCGGGAGCAAAGCATGA
- the hisD gene encoding histidinol dehydrogenase, whose amino-acid sequence MRTIDARNKSVEEVRPLLVKPPFDAVELGEGARARVRAMFGREMTAAEVVARIIADVRKDGDDALLRYTELTDGPRLSAATMPVSETEFAAARAAVEPAVMASLMKAIANVRSYHAERVPQSWMTDREHGAKLGQRCLPLERVGVYVPGGTAAYPSSVIMNIVPAVVAGVREIVMAVPPARDGSVNPYVLAAAEAAGATKVIKAGGAQAIAALAFGTATVPKVDKITGPGNIFVTLAKKAVYGYCDIDMLAGPSEILIVADGGADPAYVAADLLSQAEHDVLAASILITDSPALAAAVEREAARQLAALPRSGIAGEALARNGLIIITDDIDAAMELANIAAPEHLEILTADPYAQLPAVRHAGAVFLGPYSPEPLGDYLAGPNHVLPTGGTARFYSVLSVETFMKRTSVIAYTEAALSAVGDDVIRLATAEGLEAHANAVRIRRRTDVADSPRS is encoded by the coding sequence ATGAGAACGATCGACGCGCGCAATAAATCTGTGGAAGAGGTAAGGCCCCTGCTCGTCAAGCCGCCTTTTGACGCGGTGGAACTGGGCGAGGGGGCGCGCGCCCGGGTGAGGGCGATGTTCGGCCGTGAAATGACGGCCGCCGAGGTTGTGGCGAGAATTATTGCCGATGTCCGTAAGGACGGCGACGACGCTTTGCTTCGTTACACTGAACTGACCGACGGACCGCGGCTTAGCGCCGCGACGATGCCGGTGAGCGAGACCGAGTTCGCCGCCGCCCGGGCGGCGGTGGAGCCGGCGGTGATGGCCTCGCTGATGAAGGCGATCGCCAATGTCCGCAGCTACCACGCCGAACGGGTGCCACAGTCGTGGATGACCGACCGCGAGCACGGGGCGAAGCTAGGCCAACGGTGCCTGCCGCTGGAGCGGGTGGGGGTGTACGTCCCCGGCGGGACGGCGGCCTACCCGTCGTCGGTGATTATGAATATCGTGCCGGCAGTCGTGGCCGGGGTAAGGGAGATTGTCATGGCCGTGCCGCCGGCGCGGGACGGCAGCGTCAATCCTTATGTGCTGGCCGCCGCCGAGGCGGCCGGGGCGACGAAGGTAATCAAGGCCGGCGGCGCCCAGGCGATCGCCGCCCTGGCGTTCGGCACCGCCACCGTCCCTAAGGTGGATAAGATCACCGGGCCGGGCAACATTTTCGTCACCCTGGCGAAAAAAGCGGTATACGGTTACTGCGATATCGACATGCTGGCCGGGCCGAGCGAGATCCTCATCGTCGCCGATGGCGGCGCCGACCCGGCCTACGTGGCCGCCGACCTCCTGAGCCAGGCCGAGCACGATGTGCTGGCAGCCAGCATCCTGATAACCGACAGCCCCGCCCTGGCGGCGGCGGTCGAACGGGAGGCGGCCCGCCAGCTTGCCGCCCTGCCGCGGTCGGGCATCGCCGGCGAGGCGCTGGCGCGCAACGGGCTGATTATTATTACTGACGATATCGATGCCGCGATGGAGCTGGCCAACATAGCCGCTCCCGAGCATCTGGAGATCCTGACCGCCGACCCGTACGCCCAACTGCCGGCAGTTAGGCATGCCGGCGCCGTGTTCCTCGGGCCGTACTCGCCCGAACCGCTGGGCGATTATCTGGCCGGCCCCAACCATGTGCTGCCGACCGGCGGCACCGCCCGGTTTTATTCGGTGCTGTCGGTGGAGACTTTCATGAAAAGGACGAGCGTTATCGCTTATACCGAGGCCGCCCTGAGCGCGGTGGGCGACGACGTTATCCGCCTGGCGACCGCCGAGGGGCTGGAGGCCCACGCCAACGCGGTACGGATAAGGAGGCGCACAGATGTGGCAGATTCGCCCCGGTCTTGA